The following DNA comes from Cellulomonas soli.
CCCTGCACGAGGACGCGCTGCCCGGGCGTCGCCCGCCCGGTCGTGAAGAGCATCCGGTACGCGGTCAGCCACGCGGTCGGCAGGCAGGCCGCCTCGACGAAGCTGAGCGCTGCCGGCTTGTCGACGAGGTTCCACGTCGGGACGGCGACCTGCTCGGCGAGCGTGCCGGGGTGCCGCTCGGAGAGCAGCGAGCGTGGTTCGTCCGGCCCGACGCCGTGGCCGCTCGGACCGCCGATCACGCCGTGCACGACGACCTCGCGGCCGTCCGCGGTGACGCCGGCGGCGTCGGTGCCGAGGATCATCGGCAGCTGCTCGGGGCGCAGGCCCACGCCGCGCAGCGACCACAGGTCGTGGTGGTTGAGCGCTGCGGCCCGCACGTCGACCGTGGTCCAGTGCTCGCGGGCCGGGGGTGCGGGGCGGTCGCCGACGTCGAGGCCGGCGATCGGGTCGTCGGGGCTGAACCGGGCGACGGTGGCGGCGAGCATGCGCCCACCCTAGGACGTGCGCCGCTCAGAGCAGCGGCAGCATGCGCCCGAGGTCGGGGACGGCGTCCGAGGCGAACCGGGCCTGCAGCGCGCCCGTGAGCGCGTCGACGTCGTAGGGGGTGCGGCCTGCGGCGAGACGGACCCAGGCACGGGCGTCGACGACCTCGAGGTCCCAGCCGCCGCGGGCGACCACGATCCGCAGCAGCGCCTGCGCCACGAGGTCCAGCGCCTCGGCGTCGACGGGGTCCTCCTCGGCCGACAGCCGTGCGCGCCCCCGGGCGGAGGCCACCGACCGGGCGAGGTCGTCGGCGTGCACGGTCAGCTCGATCACCCGCGAGAGGGTCATCGTGCTCAGCAGGACCGGGCCGCGCCGGGCCTGGACGACGAGGTCGACCGGTCCGAGCTCGTCCAGCCGAGCGAAGGCCGCCCGCATGCGTGCGTCGACCCCGGCCAGCGGGTCGTCGGCGATCTCGACGGCGAGCTCGCGCGTGACCTGGGTGATCTCCGCCGCGCGCCCGGGGTACGTGCCGAGGTACTCCGCGAGGGTCAGCGGCACGGTGCCCTCGGGGAGGGGGACGCACGCGGCCAGCGCGTCCATCGCACGTCCGAGGTGCGCGACCAGCTCGTCGATCGTCCAGCCGGGAAGGACCGAGGCGGCCGTCCCGGTGCCGGCGTCGACGACCGCGCCGATCCAGGGGCGCAGGCGGTCCCACTGGGCGTGCAGGGCGTGCCGGGCGGCGGCGAGCTCGGCGGAGGC
Coding sequences within:
- a CDS encoding maleylpyruvate isomerase N-terminal domain-containing protein; this encodes MTPAAAPASAELAAARHALHAQWDRLRPWIGAVVDAGTGTAASVLPGWTIDELVAHLGRAMDALAACVPLPEGTVPLTLAEYLGTYPGRAAEITQVTRELAVEIADDPLAGVDARMRAAFARLDELGPVDLVVQARRGPVLLSTMTLSRVIELTVHADDLARSVASARGRARLSAEEDPVDAEALDLVAQALLRIVVARGGWDLEVVDARAWVRLAAGRTPYDVDALTGALQARFASDAVPDLGRMLPLL
- a CDS encoding zinc-binding dehydrogenase, which translates into the protein MLAATVARFSPDDPIAGLDVGDRPAPPAREHWTTVDVRAAALNHHDLWSLRGVGLRPEQLPMILGTDAAGVTADGREVVVHGVIGGPSGHGVGPDEPRSLLSERHPGTLAEQVAVPTWNLVDKPAALSFVEAACLPTAWLTAYRMLFTTGRATPGQRVLVQGAGGGLATAAVRLGAAAGLEMIVTSRDENRRAQALELGAASAVEPGARVPRVDVVLESVGRATWSHSVRSVRPGGTIVVAGATSGDATAAELTRIFFQEITVVGTTMGSRDDLVHLLAFLARTGVRPLVDSTFPLARAADGLSRLADGAQFGKIVLEV